Sequence from the Saccharopolyspora pogona genome:
CCCGATGATCCCCGCCCTGGCCGCCGGATTGCTCACCGTGTTCGTGATCGCCTACGCCCTCGGGCTGCGCGAACGAGCCAAGCTGCGCACCCGCACCCCCGTGCTCGTCGGAGCGGGCGGCCCCAGCGACTTCGGCGGCGGCTCGGCCGACTTCGACGTTCTCGCCCCCGACCGGGAGTCGTTGCGCCCGAAGCTGATCTGGTTCAACGCCGGGCTGACGATCGCGCTGCTCACCGCGCTGGTCATCGGTGTCCTGCCGATCGCGGTGCTGTTCATGATCGGCTGCGGGCTCGCGCTGATCGTCAACTACCCGCGGCTGGAGCAGCAGCGCGCCCGCATCGCCTCGCACGCGGACAGCGTGGTCGCGGTCGTCGCGATGGTGTTCGCGGCGGCGGTGTTCACCGGCGTGCTCTCGGGCACCGGGATGATCGAGCAGATGGCGCATTACCTGCTCACCGCGATGCCGGACGCGCTGTTCCCGTTCTTCAGCATCATCGTCGCGGTGCTGAGCGTGCCGTTCACGTTCTTCATGAGCAACGACGCCTTCTACTTCGGTGTCATGCCGATCCTGGCGGAGGCGGGTGCCCAGCACGGCATCGGTGCGGTGGAGATCGCCCGAGCCTCCTTGCTCGGTCAGCCCATCCACATGCTCAGCCCGCTGGTGCCGGCGATGTACGTCCTGATCGGTCTGGCGAAGGTCGACCTGGGCGACCACCACCGCTTCGCGATCAAGTGGGCCCTCGTGGTCTGTGCCGTGGTCATCGCCGCCGGCTTCGGCCTCGGCCTCGTCGCGATCCACTAGGCAACGCCGGGGGGTGCGGCAGGATCGAAAATCTGCCGCACTCACAAGGCGAACAGGAGGACCGCCAGGATGCTGCCGCTGCGGACCGGCGTGACGCTCTCCGAACTGCAGCGCTACGTGGCCGAGATCCGGCTGGTGGTGCTGCACCGTGATGGGATCGAACATCATGCGACCGATGGCGAATCCCGGCTCCGGTGAGAGCGACCTGCTGGTCAGGATGGAGCAGAACCTGGCCGAACACGCGTGCCACCTGCACCGGCGCATGAAGGGCGCGACCGTGGCGGACGGTGAACCCGTCTACCACCGCCTCGGCTTCCGCTCCTGCGGGCAGTTCACCGAACACGCCATCACCCGCTGAAGCCCTGGCGGGCGTTCTGAGCGCCGGGGATCGGGTGGCAGGGTGACACTTTGCCCGCAGCGGAGCGTAAGCAACCATGTGCCGACAGAAACCTTGCTGCGATCCTTGGGCGGCAGACGCGCCGAAGCCCCGTTGCCCTGATCCGGGCAACGGGGCTTCAGGCTTGCGAAAGGCTTACGCCCTGAGCCCCAATCCACCGATGATCTTGGGTAACGGTTCGGTGGCGAGAGCACGAGATGCCCTTCTGACCTGGGATGATTGATCTTGCGTAGGGATCGATCAACATGGATTGGAAGGGCATCTCGCAGGTGCGATCTTCTCATAGTGCGGCGCGGGTGAGCGCGGTGTTCGACGATGCGAATCTGGTGGCTTCGGCGGGGCTGGTTCCGGTGATGCGGTTGGCCGAACGCGTCGGGTTGTCCGAGCTTGTCGCCGAGGGTGTCCGGGTTCCCGGTTCGGAGGGTGCGAATGCGGATGCGAAGGTGGGCTCGATCGTGGCCGGGATGCTCACCGGCGCCGACAGCATTGATGATCTCGATGTGATCCGGCATGGGGCGATGCCGAAGTTGTTCGGCGGGATCCGGGCACCGTCCACTGTGGGCACGTTTCTGCGTGCTTTGACGTGGGGGCATGCCCGGCAGGTGGAGTCGGCCGCGCGGGAGTGCCTGGTGGGCATGGCCCGGCAGACTCCGGTGCTGGCCGGCGCCGCTGAGAGGACGTTCATCGATGCTGATTCCACCCTGGGCAGGGTGTTCGGCCACGCGAAGCAGGGTGCGGCGTTCGGGCACACCAAGATCGGCGGCCACAATGTGCGGCTGCGGGGTTACCACCCGCTGCTGACCACGCTGTCCACGCCCCGATCGGCGCCGGTGGTTGCCGCCACGAGGATGCGTGGCGGCAACGCCGGCTCGGCGCGGGGTGCGGCGTCGTTGGTCACCGAGACGATCAACCTTGCACGGCGGTGCGGCGCCGGGCCGGGCCGGATGCTGTTTCGCGGTGATTCCGCCTTCTACGTAGGCGAAGTCGTCTCCGCCTGCCGGGCGCAAGGTGTGGAGGTGTCGATCACGGTGGCGCAGTATCCGAACGTGCAGCGCGCGATCGCCGGCATCGCCGAGGACGCGTGGACGGCGATCAAGTATCCCCAGGCCGTCTGGGACGAGGCCAGCCAGTCCTGGGTCAGTGACGCCGAGATCGCGGAAACCGAATTCACCGCCTTCGCCAGCGATAAAGCCCATCGGGTGGCTGGTCGGTTGATCGTGCGCAGGGTCAAAGACAAAAACCACGCTGATGCCCTGTTTCCCGTCTGGCGGTATCACGCCTGCTTCACCACCAGCAGCCAGCCGCTGGTCGAGGCGGAGAAAACCCACCGTGCGCACGCGATCATCGAACATGTCAACGACGACCTCAAACACGGCCCGCTGGCCCACATCCCATCCGGGGTCTTCAGCGCCAACGCCGCCTGGCTGACGCTGGCCGCCCTGACCCACAACCTGCTGCGCGCCGCAGGCAGTCTGACCAGTGCTTTCCACGCCAAAGCCCGCGCCGCGACCCTGCGCCGCACACTGATCAACATCCCGGCACGGGTGGCCCGACGAGCCCGCTCGATCACACTGCACCTCCCGGAAAACTGGCCCCGCCAACACGACTGGCACCACCTGTTCCACACCACCCACGCCCCACCCGAAACAGCCTGATCACCCTCCCCCAACCCGCCCGCAAGGGCCCAACCCAGGAACCATGGAAAAGCTGGGCAGACCAGCGGATTCCGCACGTCCACACCCCACCACAATGATCAACAAAGGAAACCAAGATCACTTCAAACCCGCCTCGGTGGATTGGGGCTAAGGGGGTTAGGCGTTCTGAACGCCTGCCCATGCAGCGAGGCGTGCCACCGGATCTGCACGACGACGTGCTGTCGCGAGGTTTCGGATCGTCTCGTGAACCATCGGGTGGTACTTCGCTTGCTGCGGAGCAATTTCCTTTGCTCGATACAGGCTCTGGGTGGCCTTCTCATGATCGCCGTGCAGTAAGAAGCCTCGCGCTACGTCGATCCAGTGATGACCTGATCGTTCACGCTGTGTATGCGCGGGGATCTCGAAGCGCTCGGCGCGCTTCACCGCTTCAGTACCGTCGAGCGCTTCAACTGCGAGCCCCACTGACCAGATGTTGACGTTCGTCGGTCCGAAGCATAGGCGGTAGTCATCGCGGTCGACCCCGAGCCGCTGGGCGGCTTCCTGGGCTTCCTGCCAATGGGCGTCGGCGCTGGCGAGGTTTCCGGACCGGGCAGCGGCCAGGCCGGACTTGAGGTGCAGGTTGCCCCACACGGCTACGGCCGGGGCGTCGTTGTCACGGATGCGGTCTTCGATCCGCGACCGGCTCTGTTCGAGCAATCGAAGCGCGCTGTTCCAGTCGGCTGCGCCGATCATCTCGCCCGCTCGTTGGTAGTGGCCGATCAGGACTGCAAGTTCGTCGCCGCTACGTTCGGCCGCCCACTCGTAGCGGTCGACCGCCAACGACGAAAGGTCGATGTAGCCGAGCTTGTACGCGGCCTGACTCGCCGCGTAATAGGCTTCCGCCAGCAGCCAGTACGCCCGTTCCTGTTCTGTGCCCGTCGCACTCCACACCTTCGCCCGCAGCTCGGCGAGCAGGCCGGGAAGTTCAGCGCCTAGGGCGTCCAGGTCGACGGCGTGACGGTGACCGGATGCGCGGGCAACAGCGGCGGCCAACTGATCCATAGGCCGAGGACGAACATCGTCATCCGGCGGAATGCTGTAGGCCGCAAGCTCGCGCCTCAGTGGCGGAATCGTGGAGTGCACCCGGTGTTCGGCGCGGCTGTGGTGATGCTTGAACGGCTGCCCTAGCAGATCGGCGACCCCAGTGTTCAGCGCTCGTGCTACGGCGGAGACGAATGCGGGCGATGCCGGAGCCCGGCCCTGCTCAACCTTGCGTACAAGGGAGGCAGACAGGATGGCCCGCTCGGCTAGTCGTTCCTGCGAAAGCCCGGCAAGCTTCCGTGCTTGCGCGACTCTTCGTCCTACACCGCCTTCTGGCTGGTCCATCACGCTGCCCTCCGTCTGTCGGTCGCGTGCTTACACACCATTTTACCGCCTCGTCCTGGGTCTCGATCTTTGTCAGTTTTTTGTCAGTTCGCTTCCGTAAGTAGTCATATCGTCACGAGGTGTGTCCGAGAGGTAGACCTGCGGGGAGGTCGTCATGAACACCACGGAGCTGGCCAACATGCCGTCTACCAGGAAGAGCGTTACACCCTCTTCCACTACTAGGACCGCCGGCCACGTTGTAGGCCCGTCGGCGTGGTCGGTCCAAGAGGCGGGTGGCGCGGCGTTGAGTCCCGACGGATTGCCGAGGTCCCCAGATTCCGTGCGCCGCCCGCCTTCCTACCCCGACAGAGGTGAGCAATGACCGCACAAGCTGAGCGACTGTTTGTCACGTGGTTCCGCAGCGGCGCCGACGGCCAGGAGCACGCCGTCACCGACGAGGAAGCCGCGCGGGCCTACCACGCAAGCGCCGACGCTGAGTCGGTGTGCGGGCACTACGTCGTTCCGCTGTCACTCACCAGCCCACCGGGGCGGAAGTGCCCCCGGTGCCTGGCGTACCTGTTAGCCCGCGCCACGCTGACTGACCTCGACCTGCGGATGACTCCGCGTCGCATCAGGTTCTCGTTTCGACGGCTGTTCCACAGACGTTCTGGTCGGTCCGTTACTTCGTGTGCCCCCCGAACGGACCGACCAGAGCCCGACCACGGCGGCTCTGCCGAGACCCCGATCTCCGGCAGGGCTGCCGTGCACCACCCCAAGGAATGCTCATGCTGCTGACGCCGCCCACCAGCGAAGAAGCCCCGCATATCGCCGCCCTCCTGCTAGCCGTTGATGCGCGGTTCCAATTCCTGCACTTCAGTGAGGCGATCTACGCCGAACGCTGGTGCAGCTCCGGCGTGGTCGAGACCATCGCTCTGCGCGGAATGTCCGAAGCCGTCGCGGCACGCATCCGGGTCGAGGACTATCCCCACGGCGACCCGCTGTGGCAGGAGATCGGCACCGTCGCTGAAGTGATCGACGCACTGCTGGCGCTGCCGCCGCACGGGCACCCCGGCGCACCGATGCTGGCCCGCCACGCTTCCAGCTCCCTGCTTCTACCGGGTGACTTCTGATGCATCGCACGCCTGCGGCAACGGTTCCGAAGAGCTACGTCACGGCATGGTCCGGCGATCTCGGCTGGGACATGCCTCCGGACACACCCACGATGTTATTGCCCCTCCTTTCCTTTACGCCGCCTGCTGATCCTGAGAAACGAGCGAAGGACCCTAACGTCCTACGCGCAGTACTGCATGCGCTGCTCAAACTCTAGTTCCGGCCAGCGTCGCCGTTACGGCCGATCGGAAATCTGAATACACAAGGAGAAACAGAGCGATGTCGACACGGGCGGAAGCCAAACGGCGTCCGAATATCGCGGTGTCGGGCTTGACCGCGGCCGGGAAGACCACGCACGCACGGCTTCTCGCCCACGCATTCGGGTACCAGTACGTATCAGCGACGGAGATCCTGCTGGACCTGCTCGGGATCGAGTCCGATACCGGTCGAGCGTGGTTCGACCACCAGGAGCGCATCCGGAAGGCCCGAGCAGTTGGCGACGTGGATGCCGAGCTGGACCGGCGGCTGATCAAGCTGGCTACGGAAGAAGATGGCTTGGTCCTCGACAGTTGGGCGATCCCCTGGACCTGCCACGCGCCGATGATCCGATTGTGGTTCGAGTCGGATGTCATGTCGCGGACGTGGAAGTGCTTCGTCTCCCAGGGGGAATCCCCGGAACACGATCTCGACAGTTGCCTGCGGATCATCGAAGAGAAAGACGTGTCCACACGCGAGCTTTTTCTCCGCGACCACCGATTCGATCTGTTCCGTGACCGGGACGTTTTCGATGCGATCCTCGACAACACGCATCTCATTCGACGACCAACAAGACGGGCGGCCGATACTGGTATCACTGCATTCGAACCCGTCGTAACGGCGGTCGCCAAAGCTCTCATCCACGACCTACAGGATCAACTCGCATCAGTGACCCTCGATTGGACGAATGATCAGAAAAGATGTTTGGTGCATGTCCGAAGAATACGGGGTGATGAGTAGTCATGAAGGTTGCCCTTCTTTATCCAGAAGTGTACGACATGGCGCGCTTCAAAGAGCATCGGAAGGAGTTTCCGCCCTTCGGCGTTCTGTATCTTGCTGCCGTCATTGAACAGGCTGGGCATGCTGTCGCCATCGAGAAGGTTACTCCATATTCAGACAGCCTTAATCTGCCAGAATTCGACGCTGTAGGCTTTAGTCTTGCCAGCTCCGCCACATACGGCATCATGCTCCAGGCTCGAAAATTGGCGACCATTCGCGATGATGCGCTGGTAATGGTTGGCGGCGTTCATTGCAACTTCTACCCGCGCGATAGTATTCGCGATTTCAGGGCGCACGTCGCCACCGATGGAGAGTCGGAGGAATCGATACTGGAGATTCTCGACCGCGCGGACAGCAAACGCTTCGGTGGTGTCGCCGGAGCCTGGTGGTACGACAACGGCGAGTTGAAACGCGAGACCTCCCGGCCTCTGCTGCGCGATATCGACCAGCTCCCCTTGCCTGCGCGTCACCTGCTGCCGACCGAGGACTTCGTGATCTCCGATCGGCTGGCCGGGCGGAACTACCGCATGGCACACGTCATGTTCTCGCGGGGCTGCCCGTTCCCCTGTAGCTTCTGCGCTGCCGGACAAACCCGAGTCCAGTACCGCAGTGGGCAGAGTGCTCGCCGCGAGCTGACGCACCTCATCGACTCCTATGACATCGACGGCTTCGCCATCGTTGACGACAACTTCATTGTCAATAAGAACAAGGTGGGCGACATCTGCGAGAAGATCACCGACCTGAACCTTAAGTGGTCGGCGCTGTCTCGCGTAGATACGATCGACGAAACCCTGCTGGGGAAGATGGCCACGTCCGGTTGCATCGAGGTCAAGTACGGCATGGAATCTGGCAGTGAGCCACTACTGAAGGCCATGCGCAAAAACACGAAACGTCAGCAGATCACTCGTGCTATCCGCGCCACCGTCGATGCCGGGATCGAGGCCAAGGTCTTCGTCATCCACGGCTTCCCAGGTGAGAATAATGAGACCACCGACGACACGATCTCGCTGCTGAGCGAACTCGGTTCGGACCTCTCCCGCGTATCGCTGTTCCGCTTCGTCCCATTGCCCGGCACCCAGGTCTACGATCAAGCCGACGTCTATTCCGTGAAGGGAACCCACCTTCAGTCCGACTGGGATGACGACTGGTCGAAATTTCATATCCACCACAACGATCAGCATTGGTGGGGAACCGACGAGCAATGGAAAGAAACCAACGAATCCTACGCTCGTCTCAGGGAATTCGTGGAAGCCAACTGGAACAGCCAGGGCTAAGTCAGTGTCGTTCCATTATCGTGACATTCATCGCGTGATAGTGTCCGATTCATGCCACCCACAATGCTGGTGACAACGCAGGAGTGCGACCTCGACAACTCTGAGGCCGCACTCCTGTGGAATTGGCTTCTGTCTCGGCAAGGTCTCTCCACCGGCACGAAATTTCCGTCCATCGTGGACATGAGCGACGCCTCTCTCGGCCTCCACGCTGCCCGGTTACCCTCGCCGTACGCGACCGCGCTGGCGCGTGGAACAACGCCACAGGTAGCCACTACCTTGTTCGCGCCGGAGACCCAGTCCGACGTCATTACCTTGCGCTGTATGCGGAAGACGCTGCACACGCTTCCGCTGCCACTCGCTGTTGCCGCGCACGGAGCCACGCTTCACTTCCGCGAGCGTGACGCTCAACGCGCCATTACCAACGCCAGCCTGCCCATGTCCGCGATCAGCGCCACCATCGACGCCACCACGGACCTCCTGCTCGAATACGGCGCGCTGCACCACCGAGCCATCGAGACTCGTCTGGTGACCTCCCGCCGACCTGTCGTCGCCGTCCGGCTGGCACTCAAGCTGGCGTGGGAGCGCGGAATCCTCACCTACGTCAACTCGTCCGGATGCTGGAACAGGGAACACCGCACGTTCGCAGTGACCGCAAGGCAACATCCCGGACTCGACATGAAGCCCGATCGGGGAACCGCGACCGGGGAACTGATCGCCACCTACTTCGATCGCTACGGCCCGGCCACACTCAAGGACGCGATGTGGTGGTCAGGACTCAGCCGGACCGCGATCCTCGCCGCGATGACTGAATCACGTGGCGAATGGGTTCGCGTGCTCGCGCCGTGGAGCCCGTCGCCGATGTTCATGTACCGGCAGCGGTGGGAGGAATTCCAGGCTAGCGCGCCCGAGCAACGCTCCTCCGGTCTCAACTTCTTGGCCCACGAGGACGTGGCGCTCAAAGCCTATTTCGAGACCAGGAGCCGCTATCTCAGTTCGCTGCCTCCCCGGCAGGCGTTCAACCAGATCGGCGAGGTGCTTCCCACAATCATCTGGGACGGCCAGGTCATCGGCACGTGGTCGTGGCAAGGAGCCAGCAAGCGCGTGGTGTACTCCCTCGCGCGGGGCCGTAGCACCACGAAGCTGCGGAAGGCCGTAGGAACCCACGCCGCGACCTTGAGCGAAGCTCTCCGGCTGGGATGGTCCAGCACGCCGCGCTATGCCGCAGAAGACCAGTTGGCGCTGTTGTGACCACGTTGTGTCAAGACCAGGTACCACGACCGCGCGTCAGTCAGCGGGGCGGATACAGTGCCTCAACCGCCCACCGAGTTCCAGGAGGACCAGCAGGATGCTGCCGCTCCGTTCCGGCGCGACGCTCGCCGACCTTCAGCGCTATGTGGCCGAGATGGAGGACGAGCGAGGGTTCTCCGATAGCACTGTGCTGGAGCAATCGCTCAAGC
This genomic interval carries:
- a CDS encoding IS1380 family transposase, with protein sequence MRSSHSAARVSAVFDDANLVASAGLVPVMRLAERVGLSELVAEGVRVPGSEGANADAKVGSIVAGMLTGADSIDDLDVIRHGAMPKLFGGIRAPSTVGTFLRALTWGHARQVESAARECLVGMARQTPVLAGAAERTFIDADSTLGRVFGHAKQGAAFGHTKIGGHNVRLRGYHPLLTTLSTPRSAPVVAATRMRGGNAGSARGAASLVTETINLARRCGAGPGRMLFRGDSAFYVGEVVSACRAQGVEVSITVAQYPNVQRAIAGIAEDAWTAIKYPQAVWDEASQSWVSDAEIAETEFTAFASDKAHRVAGRLIVRRVKDKNHADALFPVWRYHACFTTSSQPLVEAEKTHRAHAIIEHVNDDLKHGPLAHIPSGVFSANAAWLTLAALTHNLLRAAGSLTSAFHAKARAATLRRTLINIPARVARRARSITLHLPENWPRQHDWHHLFHTTHAPPETA
- a CDS encoding cytidylate kinase family protein, producing MSTRAEAKRRPNIAVSGLTAAGKTTHARLLAHAFGYQYVSATEILLDLLGIESDTGRAWFDHQERIRKARAVGDVDAELDRRLIKLATEEDGLVLDSWAIPWTCHAPMIRLWFESDVMSRTWKCFVSQGESPEHDLDSCLRIIEEKDVSTRELFLRDHRFDLFRDRDVFDAILDNTHLIRRPTRRAADTGITAFEPVVTAVAKALIHDLQDQLASVTLDWTNDQKRCLVHVRRIRGDE
- a CDS encoding DNA glycosylase AlkZ-like family protein translates to MSDASLGLHAARLPSPYATALARGTTPQVATTLFAPETQSDVITLRCMRKTLHTLPLPLAVAAHGATLHFRERDAQRAITNASLPMSAISATIDATTDLLLEYGALHHRAIETRLVTSRRPVVAVRLALKLAWERGILTYVNSSGCWNREHRTFAVTARQHPGLDMKPDRGTATGELIATYFDRYGPATLKDAMWWSGLSRTAILAAMTESRGEWVRVLAPWSPSPMFMYRQRWEEFQASAPEQRSSGLNFLAHEDVALKAYFETRSRYLSSLPPRQAFNQIGEVLPTIIWDGQVIGTWSWQGASKRVVYSLARGRSTTKLRKAVGTHAATLSEALRLGWSSTPRYAAEDQLALL
- a CDS encoding B12-binding domain-containing radical SAM protein; the protein is MKVALLYPEVYDMARFKEHRKEFPPFGVLYLAAVIEQAGHAVAIEKVTPYSDSLNLPEFDAVGFSLASSATYGIMLQARKLATIRDDALVMVGGVHCNFYPRDSIRDFRAHVATDGESEESILEILDRADSKRFGGVAGAWWYDNGELKRETSRPLLRDIDQLPLPARHLLPTEDFVISDRLAGRNYRMAHVMFSRGCPFPCSFCAAGQTRVQYRSGQSARRELTHLIDSYDIDGFAIVDDNFIVNKNKVGDICEKITDLNLKWSALSRVDTIDETLLGKMATSGCIEVKYGMESGSEPLLKAMRKNTKRQQITRAIRATVDAGIEAKVFVIHGFPGENNETTDDTISLLSELGSDLSRVSLFRFVPLPGTQVYDQADVYSVKGTHLQSDWDDDWSKFHIHHNDQHWWGTDEQWKETNESYARLREFVEANWNSQG
- a CDS encoding helix-turn-helix domain-containing protein, translated to MDQPEGGVGRRVAQARKLAGLSQERLAERAILSASLVRKVEQGRAPASPAFVSAVARALNTGVADLLGQPFKHHHSRAEHRVHSTIPPLRRELAAYSIPPDDDVRPRPMDQLAAAVARASGHRHAVDLDALGAELPGLLAELRAKVWSATGTEQERAYWLLAEAYYAASQAAYKLGYIDLSSLAVDRYEWAAERSGDELAVLIGHYQRAGEMIGAADWNSALRLLEQSRSRIEDRIRDNDAPAVAVWGNLHLKSGLAAARSGNLASADAHWQEAQEAAQRLGVDRDDYRLCFGPTNVNIWSVGLAVEALDGTEAVKRAERFEIPAHTQRERSGHHWIDVARGFLLHGDHEKATQSLYRAKEIAPQQAKYHPMVHETIRNLATARRRADPVARLAAWAGVQNA
- a CDS encoding CitMHS family transporter, which produces MVRLTKNDPLRLIMGTVGLVAVVSLDGDGTTTFMITVSALLPIYRKLGVSPVLMTGLACMTNAILNVVPWGGPAARAASALKLDPQELFVPMIPALAAGLLTVFVIAYALGLRERAKLRTRTPVLVGAGGPSDFGGGSADFDVLAPDRESLRPKLIWFNAGLTIALLTALVIGVLPIAVLFMIGCGLALIVNYPRLEQQRARIASHADSVVAVVAMVFAAAVFTGVLSGTGMIEQMAHYLLTAMPDALFPFFSIIVAVLSVPFTFFMSNDAFYFGVMPILAEAGAQHGIGAVEIARASLLGQPIHMLSPLVPAMYVLIGLAKVDLGDHHRFAIKWALVVCAVVIAAGFGLGLVAIH